GTATCTAACGACGCCCAGGCTTGAAGCAGCCAGGCCTTGCGTTCCTCTTCAGTCTTATTGCTCAGCTCATTGATCTGCTCCATCCATTCTGTAAGCGTCAGGTTGCTGGTGCTGGTAGCGGCAGGCATCAGCAGGGCCATGGTTTCGCCCAGATCGCCAACTACATGGTAGCTTTCTTCAAACAGCCAGGTGGGTAGGTGCGCGGCCTCAATGGCCCAGAGCCTGATGTGTGTAGAGTTGATCTGCCGTTTTTGCCGCCTGCCGGTAAACAGGGCCAGCATGTGCATTTTGTCGGTATCGGGTGCTTTGTTGAAATAATCGCGCAGAATGGCCACCTTCTCATTGGTCTTGTTGGTTTCATCAAGCAATTGGAACAGTTGAGCGAAGGCTTTCATCAGGATCTTGGAGAGTTGTTGTGCTTAAAGACTTGCTAACCCTCACGCTCGCGAATTGCACACCCGCGAGCGCATTGGTTAGACACACAAACACAACTTAATAGCTTAACTATTGAACTTGAAATAAGTTTTAATAATGAGCGATTGAAAGAAGTTCGATACACAATGATGTATTTTTACTTTTAGATTTCAACTTTTTACTTTCCTCAAATTATCTTTAGCCAATTGCCCACAAGCTTTGACTGATCAAACACCCACACAGCGCGCGCTGCGCACGTTTTTGCGTAATCCGCTGGCTGTTGCGGCGGCGGTGTTTATTGTTTTGTCTGTAATGGTGTCATTGCTGGGCTACCTGGTGATGCCCGATAGTACCCCGCAGGCTAATGATATGAACATTCAGCTAAGCCTGAAAAAGCCGGGCACTTCCTTTACTTTTTTGCGCGTTCACAAACGTAACAAGGTAGAAAAGGTCAATGTATTCCATAAAATCTGGTCAGGCGCGCCCGAAGCCTATAACGATGTGCCGATTGTAAAATGGCGCTTTGCGGCTGATTCTATTCTTGTGGACGAATACATCGGTACCGAAGACAGACCTGAACGACACGCGTTCAATATCTTTGAAGTGGTGAGCGGCCATAGTGCATTAGGTGCCAGTCCGCATCAAACCTATCAGCGCTTTTATACGCAGATTGAGCAAGAGAATATCGTCAAAAAAACTTTTTGGCTGGGTACCGATATTTATGGCCGCGATCTGTTGAGCCGTTTGATCCTGGGTTCCAGGGTTTCTTTATCCGTTGGCTTGATGGCGGTACTCATCAGTTTAACCATTGGCGTGAGTCTTGGAGCACTGGCAGGCTACTATGGCGGCAAAACCGACGCCGCGTTGAGCTGGGTAATGAATATTTTGTGGGCATTGCCTGCACTGCTGCTGGTTATCGCGTTGTCATTTGCGTTGGGCAAAGGCTTATGGCAAATTTATGTAGCCGTTGGCCTTTCCATGTGGGTTGAGGTGGCACGATTGGTGCGCGGGCAAGTCATCGCCATTAAACAAACCGAATATATTGAAGCGGCAAGGGCGTTGGGTTATAACAGCCGCCGCATTATTACCAAACACATTTTGCCCAACATAGCCGGACCAATTATGGTGCTGGCCTCATCTAACTTTGCCTCGGCCATTTTGTTAGAAGCCGGACTGAGTTTCCTCGGTTTCGGGGCACAACCGCCTATGCCTACCTGGGGCAGCATGATTCGCGAGCATTATGGGTATATTATTATGGGCCTGGCCTATTTGGCTGTGGCGCCCGGCATGGCTATTATGCTAATGGTTTATGCTTTTAATCTGGTGACGGTTGGCTTACGCGATGCGTTTGATGTAAAATCGCAAACGTCGAGGCTGTGATGTTTTATTGATTGTTTATTAAACATGCCGCTCCTACAGAGCTCTGATAAGAAAAAATATACGAGGTCTATTAACATAACGCCCCTCCGGAGCTGGGAGCAATCAGTCAAGTCCCGGAGGGACGGTATGTTAATAGAAAAAACGTTAAGCTGATAGAGAGCTCCATAGGAGTGGCATGTTGGCTATATAAATGTCAACAAAAGGAGTGTCAACCTGTCAATCCTCCCAATGATTAATCCCACCCTCCAAAGAGTAGATTTTTAATCCCGGATAAACCTCCCGCATTTTTTGTACCACGGCCGCACTGCGCTTACCAATGATACAGTAGAGTACCACCGGTTTACTGCCATCTAAGGTTTTTAGATGGCGTTCTATTAAATAGGGTTCTACATTTGCTCCGCCGATGTTAAATTCTTCGTGTTCTTCTTCCGTACGGATATCGATCAACTCAACAGCGTTAGCAGCCATAGCGGCTTTCAGGTCATCAGCAGAGATGGTTTCCATGAGTTTAGGTTGGGGGAGTGATTGGATATTGGTTTTAGTTGTTTTGCCGATGCCCACCACGCGGCTTTGCATGGTTTGTGCATCAAAGATGAGGATCTTGCCGGCCAATAGATCGCCGGTGCCTGTCAGGTATTTCAATACCTCATTAGCTTGCATACAACCAATGACGCCTGCTAGTGTGGGGATTACTCCGCCTACAGCACAATCTGGCACTTGACTAGCATCTACCTGCGGATACAGATCGCGGTAATTGGGTGTGCGCCGGCCATCGGCATTAGCTACGTTCCACACGGCAACCTGGCCTTCAAATTGGTAAATGGCACCGTAAACAAGCGGCTTGCCTTGCAGTACGGCGGCATCATTCAGCAGGTAACGGGTTTCAAAATTATCGGTAGCGTCTACAATGATGTCGTAAGATTGAAATAGCTCCATGACGTTTACGGCATCCACCCGCAACATGTGCGGAGTAACATTAATCTGAGGGTTCTGCTGTTGCAGGCGCTCTGTAACTACTTCTGCTTTCTTCCGCCCTTCATCCGCCGGATTAAATAAGATCTGCCGGTGCAGGTTGCTTATATTCACCACGTCATCATCTGCAATGCCCAGTGCGCCTATGCCAGATGCCGCCAGGTATTGTGCGGCCGGGCAACCCAGTCCGCCAGCACCCACAATCAACACTTTGGCCCGCTGCAGCTTTTGCTGCGCAGCCGTGCCGAAGCCGGGCAAAGCCATCTGGCAACTGTATCTGAGCAGGTTGGCATCCATCAGGCGGTGATGTTTTTTTGTTGAAGGATGGTTTTTACTTTTTCCAGTTCCTCGGGTGTATTCACATTGGTAAGTGATTCCGGGAACGATGGGTTAATTACATGCGTATGGGTATTGATTAACACTTTACGCGGGCAACTATAGCCCTGCCCCAAAAACGACAATAATTCTGCATAGCTTTTCGGCTCCCAAATGGTAATCAATGGTTCAGGGAAACCATCATGCGGACTCACAAATGTGGTGGCCACATGTTTGGTGCTTCGCGACGCGATCAATTCATCTAACGTTGGCCGATCCAGTAGCGGCAGATCACAAGCTACCACCAGCCATGCACTATCTGGTTGTTGACGGAAAGCGGAAAGAATGGCGCCGTAAGGCCCCAATCCTGTAAAAGTATCGGTAAGGGTTTGATAGTTGGGGTCGATGCCCGCTTTCTGCTCATCTCGGCAGGAAATAAAAACGTCCTGGCAATAAGGCTTCAGCAGATCGGCCATGTAATATTGTTGTTCGCGACCATGCCAGTTAATGGCAGATTTATCGGCGCCCATTCGTTCGCTTTTACCACCGGCCAGCACCAGTCCGTTCAATACAGGTGCTTTTGTCTGCAAACTATTGTTGATGAGGTTGACAATCTGCTCCGTCTCGCTCAGCTTGAAAACAGGGATCTGTTGCCAATCTGCAATGGCTTCTTTAATAAAATCAAACGGTTCTGTTTCGCCGTCAGCTAGTAGAAAAAGTTTTACTGCTGTAAGCTGATCTAATCGTTTGCGCAATGATTCTTTCTTGCGGCTATCAATTACCACTATCTGCTGTTGCCCTTGGTGGTGGTTGCCATTAAGCAGTACCACATCGCAATCGCCAAGTAATTTACGCTTAGCAAAGGGGTTAACTTCGCTATTCAAACTAATATTTTGCGCTTCGTCGGCATCGATATATTCTAACACCGCACCATTGTTCAAGCGGGGAGATACGGCGGTTTGCTCGTCGTTATGCTCGGCATCTACATAAGCCATAGCATATTTGCCAGATAGTGCTGCGATGATCTTTTCGGCCAGCGTTTTAATATCGCCACAGGGCGCACCTACTATAGCCCATTCGTTACGGCCCCAGTTACCCATGGCCGGGCGCACCAGCGCGGTGTGTTTTTTATGCCCTTTTGAAGTCACGTTTACCTCCTGTTTTGGCCATCAGCTTGGTTTCTTTAATCACAATATCATGGCTCAGTGCCTTGCACATATCATAAACTGTGAGGGCAGCCATGCTGGCACCCACCAATGCCTCCATCTCTACGCCCGTTTTGGCGGTGATGCTGGCGGTGCAATCAATCACCACATCGTTATCCTCATTCAGACTGATATCTACCCGGCAGTTATCCAGCCCCAGGGGGTGACAAAGCGGTATCAGTTCGCCGGTTTTCTTAGCGGCCATAATCCCGGCAATCATCGCCACCTGGAACACCGAGCCCTTGGCCGTTTGCATATCGCTGGCGGTCAATTGTTCTAACACCACCGGCGGCAGGCTCACAATGCTGCGGGCCGTGGCCGTGCGTTGAGAAACGGACTTTGCAGCCACATCAACCATGGCGGGGTTGTGGTCGGTATCTATATGGGTGAGTTTATTCATTTTTGGTTATTGCACTGATTTTTAATTCTGGTTTCGGTTATAAACCGAAACCATGGAAGGATCTTAATCCCATATGTCATGCTGAGGAACGAAGCATCTCTGAGGACGACCCTTTGAGATTTGCATCAGAGATGCTTCGCTATCGCTCAGCATGACATACCCTTTATTTTTAAGGCATTGTGAGAGGCGGCACCTTATTTGGTATTGCCTTTCTACTTAAACAACCAGACCCTGTAAACCTCGCCGGCTTTGAACGTTGTTTTCTCTAGCGGGAGTTCCATAAAGGCGTCTGTATCGGCTAAGTTAGCAAAATCTCCGGAGCCGTTGCCGGCTATAGGCTTGGCCGTCAGTTTACCTTCTGTTGTATAGCCCAGCTGCACTTGTAAAAAATATTGCAGTTCGGGTTTGAAGGTAAAATCCTCACTCAGCACCGCATAAACAGGCTGTTTTGTCTGCATGCCTACCGAGGCTTGCAACCATGGAATAAAATACCGGTAAGCCCCCATAAACGTAGCCACCGGATTGCCCGGAAATGCAAAGACCAATACACCGTCTGCGCTTGCGCCAAACCAGAATGGCTTGCCCGGGCGCTGCTGTACCTTGTGGATAATCTTGGCTACCGATAATTCTTCCAGCGCACGCGGGATATAATCAAACTTGCCCATAGACACCCCGCCCGAGAGGAGGATGACATCATAGTTTTCTAAACAATGCCCAATAGACTCGCGGGTTTGTTGCGGCTCATCGGGGATGTGGCGCATGTCGGCAGTCAATCCATACTGTTGCAAAACGGCTTTCAGCGTGTAACTGTTAGAGCGCCTGATTTGCCAGGGTGATGGCGTTTCATTAACCTCCACCAATTCATCTCCCGAAGAAATGATGACTACCCGCGGTTGCTTGTTTACCAATACCTCTGTTTTGCCAACAGAAGCAATGGTGTTGATTAATGCTGGTGTAATGAGCGTGCCTTTGGTGGCCACCACATCGCCTTGTTTCCTGTCGCGGCCGCGCAGGTGCAGGTTTTGGCCTTGTTCAATTTGGTCAACAAGAATCAGCGCGGTGCTGCCGTTCATCTCCACATCTTCATAACGGATTACCGTATCTACCGATTGGGGCATAACCGCGCCCGTCATAATCTCAACGCACTGACCATTGGCATCAATATCTATCGGCGGCTCACCGGCAGCCTGGGTGCCGGCTATGTGAAACTCGCGCGCGCCATTCTTAAAATCGTTATAGCTGATGGCAATGCCATCCATAGTTACCCGGTTAAAGGCGGGCATATCGCGGTCGGCAGTTAGGTCTTCGGCCAGTACCCGGCCTACAGCTAACTCAAAAGGCACCCGTTCGGTGCCATAGTTGCGCACCTGGGCCTGTATCAGTTCATCGGCTTGTTGTACGGTTGTCATAGGCCTCACCCCGGCCCGCTCCAAAAGAGAGGGCGTTTTAAATTTTATTTAATTATTAAATCCGAAATCGAAACTTTCAAATCCGAAATCTGATGTCATCCTCCAATCGTTGCCATAGACTCATGAACAGTATGGCTGTTGCCTTGCTGCTCGGCCTCGTGGCCGTC
This region of Mucilaginibacter yixingensis genomic DNA includes:
- a CDS encoding NTP transferase domain-containing protein, translated to MTSKGHKKHTALVRPAMGNWGRNEWAIVGAPCGDIKTLAEKIIAALSGKYAMAYVDAEHNDEQTAVSPRLNNGAVLEYIDADEAQNISLNSEVNPFAKRKLLGDCDVVLLNGNHHQGQQQIVVIDSRKKESLRKRLDQLTAVKLFLLADGETEPFDFIKEAIADWQQIPVFKLSETEQIVNLINNSLQTKAPVLNGLVLAGGKSERMGADKSAINWHGREQQYYMADLLKPYCQDVFISCRDEQKAGIDPNYQTLTDTFTGLGPYGAILSAFRQQPDSAWLVVACDLPLLDRPTLDELIASRSTKHVATTFVSPHDGFPEPLITIWEPKSYAELLSFLGQGYSCPRKVLINTHTHVINPSFPESLTNVNTPEELEKVKTILQQKNITA
- a CDS encoding HesA/MoeB/ThiF family protein, with amino-acid sequence MDANLLRYSCQMALPGFGTAAQQKLQRAKVLIVGAGGLGCPAAQYLAASGIGALGIADDDVVNISNLHRQILFNPADEGRKKAEVVTERLQQQNPQINVTPHMLRVDAVNVMELFQSYDIIVDATDNFETRYLLNDAAVLQGKPLVYGAIYQFEGQVAVWNVANADGRRTPNYRDLYPQVDASQVPDCAVGGVIPTLAGVIGCMQANEVLKYLTGTGDLLAGKILIFDAQTMQSRVVGIGKTTKTNIQSLPQPKLMETISADDLKAAMAANAVELIDIRTEEEHEEFNIGGANVEPYLIERHLKTLDGSKPVVLYCIIGKRSAAVVQKMREVYPGLKIYSLEGGINHWED
- a CDS encoding ABC transporter permease: MTDQTPTQRALRTFLRNPLAVAAAVFIVLSVMVSLLGYLVMPDSTPQANDMNIQLSLKKPGTSFTFLRVHKRNKVEKVNVFHKIWSGAPEAYNDVPIVKWRFAADSILVDEYIGTEDRPERHAFNIFEVVSGHSALGASPHQTYQRFYTQIEQENIVKKTFWLGTDIYGRDLLSRLILGSRVSLSVGLMAVLISLTIGVSLGALAGYYGGKTDAALSWVMNILWALPALLLVIALSFALGKGLWQIYVAVGLSMWVEVARLVRGQVIAIKQTEYIEAARALGYNSRRIITKHILPNIAGPIMVLASSNFASAILLEAGLSFLGFGAQPPMPTWGSMIREHYGYIIMGLAYLAVAPGMAIMLMVYAFNLVTVGLRDAFDVKSQTSRL
- a CDS encoding molybdopterin molybdotransferase MoeA produces the protein MTTVQQADELIQAQVRNYGTERVPFELAVGRVLAEDLTADRDMPAFNRVTMDGIAISYNDFKNGAREFHIAGTQAAGEPPIDIDANGQCVEIMTGAVMPQSVDTVIRYEDVEMNGSTALILVDQIEQGQNLHLRGRDRKQGDVVATKGTLITPALINTIASVGKTEVLVNKQPRVVIISSGDELVEVNETPSPWQIRRSNSYTLKAVLQQYGLTADMRHIPDEPQQTRESIGHCLENYDVILLSGGVSMGKFDYIPRALEELSVAKIIHKVQQRPGKPFWFGASADGVLVFAFPGNPVATFMGAYRYFIPWLQASVGMQTKQPVYAVLSEDFTFKPELQYFLQVQLGYTTEGKLTAKPIAGNGSGDFANLADTDAFMELPLEKTTFKAGEVYRVWLFK
- the moaC gene encoding cyclic pyranopterin monophosphate synthase MoaC; translated protein: MNKLTHIDTDHNPAMVDVAAKSVSQRTATARSIVSLPPVVLEQLTASDMQTAKGSVFQVAMIAGIMAAKKTGELIPLCHPLGLDNCRVDISLNEDNDVVIDCTASITAKTGVEMEALVGASMAALTVYDMCKALSHDIVIKETKLMAKTGGKRDFKRA